Part of the Nicotiana sylvestris chromosome 2, ASM39365v2, whole genome shotgun sequence genome, TTCCACCagtcccaagtcaaacttgttgAATTTATATCGGCATGTCCTTCTTCAACCACAGACCTCGATAATTGGACGACAGTCCCTGGGacgatatcatcttcttcaaccgaGGATCCCAAATTAGCAAGTGCATCAGCCTCACTGTTTTGCTCTCGAGGCACATGATCCagggtccattccttgaagcgATGCAGTGTTACATGTATTTTATCTAAGTATCGTTGTatcctatcctctcgaacttcaaaacttttgtttacttggtttaccaccaaCAGTGAATCGCACTTGGCTTCGATGACTTCTGCTCCCAAGCTCTTGGCTAGctcgagacctacaatcatggcctcatactcggcctcattattagtcaacctataagttttgatagattgtctaatggtACTGCCCGTAGGTGGTTTTAAGACAATGCCAAtcccggaccctttcacattcgaaGCATTGTCcctgaaaagggtccataccctcGATGATGTACCCGGACTCAACAGGAGTTCTTTTTCCACCTCGGATACGAGGGTTGGCATAAAATCGGCAACGAAGTCAGCTAGAATTTGAGACTTAATGGCCATTCAGGGTTGATATTCAATATTATAGCCGCTAAGTTCAacgacccatttggccaaccggcccgatagctcgggcttatgcaaaacatttcgaagggggtatgtggttaacacacatatgagatgacattgaaaatatggctttAGTTTTATAgatgcgcttatcaatgcaagtgctaatttttctaagtgagggtatctggtttcagcatctcctagagtttgtcttacataataaacaggaaattgcgtaccttgctcttcttgaACTAGTACCCCACTTACTGCTATCTCGGATACTGCCAAATATAGGTAAAGTTTTTCATCTACCTTTGGGGTGTGAAGCAAAGGCAAACTCGATAGATATCGCtttaattcttctaaggcttgctGACATTCCAGGGTCCATGCgaagtcctttttctttttgaggaaGGAAAAGAACCGGTGACTCCAATCTGGTGACCTCGAAATAAATTGACCCAGAGCAGCTATTCGGCCTGTTAACCTTTGCACGACCTACACACTATCCACGATCGTGATATCCTCGATGtccttgatcttatcggggttaattttgatgccctattcgacaccatgaagccaaGGACTTACCCGAGCCGACTCTGAAGGCACACTTCTCCGAGTTAAGcgtcatgttgtattttctcaaaattttgaatgtttcctgcaaatgagtcaaatggtcctctatgtgcagggacttaaccaacatatcatcaatgtaaacttccattgttttacctatttattctTCGAACATTATGTTGACTAGGCGTTGATATGTAGCTTCCACATTTTTTAGCCTGAAGGGCATTACGTTGTAACTATAAGTTCCAAATTTAGTAATAAATGAAGTATTTTCctggtcctccgggttcatccgaatttgattgtacccggagtagacGTCGAGAAAAGTTAAGATCTCGTGGCCGGCAGTGAcatcgatcatacgatcgatgttgggcagtggaaaagaatctttgggACATGGTTTGTTAAAGTCCTTATAGTCTAcatacattctaagtttatttcctTTTTTAAGAACTACAACTACATTGGCTAATCATTCGGGGTACTTCACCTCCCGgatagaccctattttaagaagtttggttacctcatcctTTGTGAACGCATGTTTCACCTCGGTCTGgggcctccttttttgcttcactgGTTTGAACCTAGGGTCAGTGCTTAGCCGATATGTTGTTATTTCCGGTGGAATTCCTATCATAttcaaatgggaccaagcaaagcaatccatattatcaataagaaactgaatgagttttttcatgagttcgggggttaaccccgttACCATGTATACCTTTCTTTCGGGCATGTATTCGATCAGCATGACCTGCTCTAGTTCCTCGATCGTTGACTTGGTTGCATCAGACTCTTCTGGAACGACAAAAGTttgaggagtaaggaaatcctcttcttcttcttcaattcccTGTTCTTCTGGCTCGATCGGGGCTGGgatcggtgattgctatttggccaccGACTTATCTTTGGTCCCCAATTTTTTTGTGGTCGAAGGTATGGGTGCCAGAGTCACTTCATCGACTGCAAACATCTCCTTTACAACATGTTGTTCTCCATAGACCGTCTTCACCCCATTCCCTGTtgggaattttatcatctggtgaagggtcgaaggtactgccctcatgttgtggatctgTGGCCAACCAAGAAGTGAATTATACCTCATgtcttcgatgacatggaattgtGTATCCTGTATGGTCCCGACTACATTCACTGGCAATATTATCTCCCCCATTGTTGTTTTGCTCGCCATATTGAAGCCATTTAGGACCCGGGATGCATGTATAATTTGATCCCGTAGGTCGAGCTGCTCTAcaaccctcgatctgattatatttgttgagctacctggatccactagcacacatttaatttgaatttATTTAAAGGaatagaaattaccagggcgtCTTTGTGtggctgagatatgccttctaCTTCCTCATCATAGAATGACAGGGCGTCCTCGGGCACATATCTCCGAGTTCGTTTCTCTCTGGTGATTGATACCTTGGTGCGTTTGAATATAGGTCTTTGTAGGACATCAGCacctccaacgatcatgtgaatcacatgttgtggttcttcctgCTCGTTTTTTCTTGCATCTCTCTCCCTGAAGTtattcttagctcgatcactaagaaattctcgaaggtgaccctcgtTGAACAACCGGGCTACTTCCTCCCTTAGTTGACTATAGTCTTCGGTTCTAAGGTCgtgtgtgccatgatacttacacattaAGTTTGGATTCCTTTGAGAGGGATCGAtttgtataggcctgggccacttgGTATCCTTGATTCTTCCAACAGTTGACACGATCCCTGATGCATCTACGCTAAAATTGTACTTTAACAATCGAGGTGCCTCTACGGGGTCGGTATGCTTATTGAACCCACTCTTACTCATGAGCCCTCGAGAACTTTGGCCTCGGTCGTTTCTCCGATCATTTCAAGGGGCGTTATGACCCGAGCTGTTGTTTCTCCAATCGACGTATGGCTGATACCGTTCCTTATTCGATCTCAATTCCTTGTCTACATCACTCGGAGCTTGGCCGCGAATCTGTTAGGATGAATTGAACCCGAgagggctcccaactggtcgtcctcAACCCTGATTTTTGATTGGTAACGGTTGTGCACATCTGACAATGTCACAgctggatattcgatcaagttCTGCTTTAATTGTTAAGACGCAATCGAGCTCCTTTCATTCAAACCTTTCATAAAGGCATGTACTACCTAGTCGtcagagactggtggtaattccattctttCCATCTAAAACCTAGATACGAACTCCCTCAACATCTCGTCGTTCCTTTGTTTTATCTTGAAAACGTCTGATTTCCCCATTGCCACCTTTATGGACCCGGCGTGTGCTTTCACGAATGTTCCCGCTAACATTAACATAGCAAACAAATAAATAGAGTTAGGAGGCAAGTTGTGGTACCAAATCATATCTCCTTTCGATAGTATTTCTCCAAACCTTTTCAACAAAACTGATTCGATCTCATCGTCATTCAAGTCATTTTCTGTAATCCTtcaagtgtatgaagtaatatgctcgTTAGGGTCAGTTGTCCCGTTGTATTTGGGTATATCGGGCATGCAAAACTTCTTGGGAATGGGCATTAGAGCCGCACTTGGGGGGGACGATTTTTCTATGAACCTTTTGGCATCTAAACCTTTCAAGATCGGAGGTGCCCCGGGTATGTGATCAATTATAAGtatccacctttttgtcattttcttcaatcttcttttcCCCGGACTCGATCCTCTTGGTTAGCTCTTCAAGCATTCTCATAATGGTGCGGTCGATCCCCGATGCATTTTTGTTCGACCTCTCTTGCGCTGGTTCAGCACGCAGAGTTTTTTCCGGTTTAGCTCTACTCAGAGTCttattctgactttgaagttgagcgatggcgatCTGTTGAGCctgcagcatctcgaatatcacttggaggctgattccCCCATCTCAAATTCCTTATGCCCTTTGGCCACCAGATCGAGCCTCCATATATACATTCCCTCCGGGGTTTGTGCCTGAATCCACGTTTAAAGTATTGTGTAAACTAACATCAATAGGTTCCATATTTGGCATTTCCTaatggttgtcacacctccttttaccgtccccgcgaggggtgaaggagttttttccaattaaaggataatcgaaacgggatttgtttgtttatttcagagtcgccacttggaagatttagggtgtcccaagtcaccaattttaatcccgaatcaaggaaaagaatgactctgtattacagtccgcgaacaaaaaatccggataaggaatttttttaacccgggagaaggtgttaggcattcccgagtttcgtagttctagcacggtcgctcaactgttatattcggcttaattatctgatataatacatattataacttatgtgcaaattttatcctttagccgcttttattattatattttaaaagaatatgaacatcgtttaaaaacatgtctttggattgcgtcacatgaaatgcacccgcgatccggaatgcatttttattcaatgttttgggatttggatttgggtagcataaatgcgcacccgagtttaagagggtaagattattaaaatgtgCGCCTACagcaattagcgtattattatttctgggtaaggccgtggaattttgctaaaacggctcatcccgaagtctaagtaattttaattaaacatttatcgagggccccgcaatttgtgtgttttattgggcgaggctcatctcatttattttaaaaggataatcctaaagtgcctacattttttctattaaaattgtctctacaaaatgaaagagaaaaaggtcttaatttatttacatgcttgagttgttatatttgagtttcgaatatgattcataaattctaaaaatgatGCAAGCGGGGCAAtctgttgccaatgcgggcccaggctcaacgtgtatggcataaacaagacctgggccatcttattcacatgttactacctagttacattatactaggcatgttcacagtttgtcaaattaaaaaaaaacttagcaatctaattttaattctaaaccatttacatgctgaaattaaccaatagtatttaactaaacaacattcctacaagttcctaaatggtctattcgtttgatgaactaacgtgctttttgagacatgataatcatccaacaataacgaattaactagacggagttactacaccatttatttattttttaggcaatatatagatagttcgtctattaagctatcgtcagatgttccactatatatattaacatctacatgattctgattagagtaagctaaataatttatatatacaaataaaattcagaatataattaaaataaatttagaacttcaactcttcatttttttgtattcatgcttcatgtttcaatttacaataatcagcgtgtcagttgtgtacctgatattggaagcaaaagaaaagggagatcaacagaaattcagtagcatacaacaacagcaacacccagcaaccagcAATGAGAAACCAGTGACGGATTTTAAAACTCAAGATAAAAAATCCagaaaacaccaacaacaatcaacggacagaagccaagggaatcttttcagatttgaaagaccaattaatgttcaacccttaatttctgaatccgtatatcagaatatttaaattgtatatcaggtgtatactattcttcttttgaatttccagaatgtttttctttttatttttggagtcttagttttttcggaatttttctctctctttaatatccagcttttttttctctatctctctatcttcttttttctttcttctctcttttttctgtcttcctttttttaaaaatctgatcaagtctccccatttattaccatctttcagcatattttaaacataaaacccactatcttcccactcatcccctttttaatcccactacctaatgttttgtcccccactatattaaacaaataccccattatatcttgtcccccatgcttatattaaacaatttcattattccccaccattatatcttgtccctcattattgattattttaatattattttaatcctaattgacagagcactcaaaataaataattgttcagaattttaattccaaaaatacccctctgaccttactgaaattaatattttacccctgaacgtactgcaaattaccaaactacccccatcagctataaccaattcacctaatcaatttcaaccaaaatacaacaaatataaccaatttctaaataattttcaacaacaaattcaaactaaatgatgaacaaccaagaaacaactaaaattattttaattgaacaatattttttaacaacaaacaaacctactttcagattcaacaacaacaacaacaacaaacaagtatattcagatttctaaattcaataatcatttgaacttaaaattaaatctaacaacattacaaccaacaatttctatattaaactaaacaagatcatgaaacaaactgaagaaataatcataaatgataaacaacaaacaagaaaatcaaacttatactaatttcggattcaagaacaatcaaacaaagtatgaacataaatgaaaagtttCAACAGCAATAACAAGCaggttttattcaaattcgaattaaactcgaattaagcttaaacaaaacaaataaacatattcaaattactaaacttcaaataatcaattgatctttttaaattaaatccaacaaaattataacaaagatacattgaatcaaaaaattaaaaaccaaaacataacttcacattaaatcactgaattaaaacgaacttcaaacaaaatgaacacgaattaaatctatattaaacaacaaacaaaggattcaagcgatttaaactaacactcttctatattaaaattaaattcttttaaattaataaaacaaactgaaaaataattaattgaatcttcaacttaaatctagcgACATTATAATTAAGCTaatcaatttctacctaaaaataaacaagaaaaatgaatgaatgaaacaaactgaagaaaataacaaacgaTAAGCATGAAATTAATATCGACCATATCTAATTTtagatccgaaaatatcaaacaaaaatacggaagaaataaaacttagaacaactgatcgtaaatgaccaacgacg contains:
- the LOC138884935 gene encoding uncharacterized protein, whose translation is MAIKSQILADFVADFMPTLVSEVEKELLLSPGTSSRVWTLFRDNASNVKGSGIGIVLKPPTGSTIRQSIKTYRLTNNEAEYEAMIVGLELAKSLGAEVIEAKCDSLLVVNQVNKSFEVREDRIQRYLDKIHVTLHRFKEWTLDHVPREQNSEADALANLGSSVEEDDIVPGTVVQLSRSVVEEGHADINSTSLTWDWWNKHIDYLKDGKLLSDYKESRALRTKAARFALDKGGKLYRSMFDGPLAVCLGSGDTNYVLREVHEGTCGDHFSVEPWLAKLSEQVIIGISWKTILRNSSKNAINANDLHR